From Diaminobutyricibacter sp. McL0608, one genomic window encodes:
- a CDS encoding LysR family transcriptional regulator, producing the protein MTLEADAIHLDLDSHALRVVRAVGDHGSITGAARALGYSQPAISQHLKRLEARIGMPVVSRVGRGVALTEAGRVLARHASTVTTALDAAAGELADLSGLRSGRVRIAAFPSASSTIIPRLLRTMAGTHPGVRITYTEAEPPEAVQSVRTQAADLAITFSYPGDRVDPHRESARGLAVVPVWFDEMVVALPVDHPLAAEPTVDLAALAGEAWIAGCPRCRGHLLELTDQCDYSPRIAYETDNFIAVLSMVAERVGVALLPSLAVASAGLHPGVVVRPTSNRDRRTVNLVGSVGADQVPAIAATADVLLNLDASEWMLSSADR; encoded by the coding sequence ATGACCCTCGAAGCCGACGCCATCCACCTCGACCTCGACTCGCACGCGCTTCGCGTGGTGAGGGCCGTCGGCGACCACGGAAGCATCACCGGCGCCGCCCGGGCGCTCGGCTACAGCCAGCCCGCGATCAGCCAGCATCTCAAGCGACTCGAAGCCCGCATCGGCATGCCGGTCGTCTCCCGCGTCGGTCGCGGGGTCGCCCTCACCGAGGCCGGACGCGTGCTCGCACGGCACGCCTCGACCGTCACGACGGCACTCGACGCCGCCGCCGGAGAACTCGCCGACCTGTCCGGTCTCCGTTCGGGGCGGGTGCGAATCGCGGCGTTCCCTTCGGCGTCATCGACGATCATTCCCCGGCTGCTCCGCACGATGGCGGGCACGCATCCCGGCGTCCGGATCACCTACACGGAGGCCGAACCGCCGGAGGCGGTGCAGTCGGTGCGCACCCAGGCCGCAGACCTCGCGATCACGTTCAGCTACCCCGGCGACCGCGTCGACCCCCACCGGGAGAGCGCGCGCGGGCTCGCCGTCGTGCCCGTCTGGTTCGATGAGATGGTGGTCGCGCTCCCGGTCGACCATCCACTCGCCGCCGAGCCGACCGTCGACCTCGCGGCTCTCGCCGGGGAGGCGTGGATCGCCGGATGCCCGCGCTGCCGCGGCCACCTGCTCGAGCTCACCGACCAGTGCGACTACAGCCCCCGCATCGCCTACGAGACCGACAACTTCATCGCCGTGCTGAGCATGGTCGCCGAACGTGTGGGGGTCGCGCTCCTGCCGTCGCTGGCCGTCGCATCCGCAGGGCTGCACCCAGGCGTCGTCGTGCGCCCCACCTCCAACCGGGATCGACGCACCGTGAACCTCGTCGGCTCGGTCGGCGCGGACCAGGTTCCGGCGATAGCCGCTACCGCCGACGTGCTCCTCAACCTCGACGCAAGCGAGTGGATGCTCAGCTCCGCCGATCGCTAG
- a CDS encoding aminotransferase class V-fold PLP-dependent enzyme: MPSQTLERITIDEARAHFTAGPRYLAACTQGLPLHETMAATRADLDTWERGETRADRYDIPVASGRASFAELVHVEPSRVAIGSQVSVLASIVAAAAPDGAEIVCVEGDFSSIVFPFVVQAHRGVTVRHVPLASLADSIGPSTWLVAFSLVQSATGEIADVDAVVTAARDNQAFTFCDATQAAGWHPVDAARFDVLACSAYKWLCAPRGSAFLFVGEEIDPVLRPIHAGWYAGDNPWASCYGPDMALATDARRFDVSPAWPVWPGTAASLDFFRRLDINAVHAHASGLGDALCERLGLEANGQAIVTWPDGDGNDLASLTAAGIRASGRAGRARVAFHLWNTTDDVDAVARTIGR; this comes from the coding sequence ATGCCCAGCCAGACCCTCGAGCGCATCACCATCGACGAGGCGCGCGCCCACTTCACCGCCGGCCCGCGCTACCTCGCGGCATGCACCCAGGGCCTTCCGCTGCACGAGACGATGGCCGCGACGCGCGCCGACCTCGACACCTGGGAACGCGGCGAGACCCGCGCCGACCGCTACGACATCCCGGTCGCGTCCGGTCGAGCATCCTTCGCCGAGCTCGTCCACGTCGAACCGAGCCGGGTGGCGATCGGCTCACAGGTGTCCGTGCTGGCGAGCATCGTCGCGGCGGCGGCACCCGACGGTGCCGAGATCGTCTGCGTCGAAGGCGACTTCAGTTCGATCGTCTTCCCGTTCGTCGTCCAGGCCCATCGTGGCGTCACGGTGCGGCACGTCCCGCTCGCTTCGCTGGCCGATTCGATCGGGCCGAGCACCTGGCTGGTCGCGTTCTCGCTGGTCCAGTCCGCGACCGGTGAGATCGCGGATGTCGACGCGGTGGTGACAGCAGCGCGTGACAACCAGGCATTCACCTTCTGCGACGCGACCCAGGCCGCCGGATGGCACCCGGTCGACGCGGCGCGGTTCGACGTTCTGGCCTGCAGCGCCTACAAGTGGCTCTGCGCGCCGCGCGGGTCCGCGTTCCTGTTCGTCGGCGAGGAGATCGACCCTGTACTGCGTCCCATCCACGCCGGCTGGTACGCGGGCGACAACCCGTGGGCGTCCTGCTACGGTCCCGACATGGCGCTGGCGACGGATGCGCGACGCTTCGACGTCTCCCCCGCGTGGCCCGTGTGGCCGGGCACCGCCGCATCGCTCGACTTCTTCCGGCGACTCGACATCAACGCCGTGCACGCACACGCCTCCGGGCTCGGCGACGCGCTCTGCGAGCGACTGGGACTCGAGGCGAACGGCCAGGCCATCGTCACGTGGCCCGACGGCGACGGCAACGATCTTGCGTCGCTCACCGCTGCGGGCATCCGCGCATCGGGGCGCGCCGGTCGCGCCCGAGTCGCATTCCATCTCTGGAACACGACCGACGACGTGGACGCCGTAGCGCGCACGATCGGCCGTTAG
- a CDS encoding 3-isopropylmalate dehydrogenase: protein MPQSYKLAVIPGDGIGPEVVAEAVKVLDAVAASSDLSFEKTHFSLGAQRFLDTGDVLTDDDLAAIAQHHAILLGAVGGVPGDPRLANANIERGLLLKLRFSLDHYVNLRPTRLFPGIASPLTEPGEVDFVVVREGTEGPYVGNGGAIRVGTPHEVANEVSVNTAFGVERVVRFAFEQAEARRGKLTLVHKTNVLTFSGSLWKRTVDAVAAEHPSVAVDYLHVDAATIFLVTNPARFDVIVTDNLFGDILTDLAAAISGGIGLAASGNINPTGAFPSMFEPVHGSAPDIAGQQKADPTAAILSVALLLRHLGAADDADRVDRAVTADLAARGSSPRSTAEIGDAIVALLTQN from the coding sequence ATGCCGCAGTCGTACAAGCTCGCCGTCATCCCAGGGGATGGCATCGGACCCGAAGTCGTCGCCGAGGCCGTCAAGGTCCTGGATGCGGTCGCAGCCTCCTCGGATCTCTCGTTCGAGAAGACCCACTTCTCGCTCGGTGCGCAGCGTTTCCTCGATACGGGCGACGTGCTGACCGACGACGATCTCGCGGCGATTGCGCAGCACCATGCGATCCTGCTCGGAGCCGTCGGCGGGGTTCCCGGCGACCCGCGACTCGCGAACGCGAACATCGAGCGCGGCCTTCTGCTGAAGCTCCGGTTCTCGCTCGACCACTACGTGAACCTGCGGCCCACCCGACTGTTCCCCGGCATCGCGAGCCCGCTCACCGAACCGGGCGAGGTCGATTTCGTCGTCGTGCGCGAGGGCACGGAGGGGCCGTACGTCGGAAACGGCGGGGCGATTCGAGTCGGAACGCCGCACGAGGTCGCGAACGAGGTGTCCGTCAACACGGCATTCGGCGTCGAACGGGTCGTGCGCTTCGCATTCGAGCAGGCGGAGGCCCGCCGCGGCAAGCTGACGCTCGTGCACAAGACCAACGTCCTCACGTTCTCCGGGAGCCTCTGGAAACGCACGGTGGATGCGGTGGCGGCCGAGCATCCGTCGGTCGCCGTTGACTACCTCCACGTCGATGCCGCCACCATATTTCTCGTGACGAATCCTGCTAGATTCGATGTCATCGTCACGGACAACCTCTTCGGCGACATTCTCACCGATCTCGCGGCCGCAATCAGCGGTGGCATCGGACTGGCGGCCTCGGGCAACATCAACCCGACTGGCGCCTTCCCCAGCATGTTCGAGCCGGTTCACGGGTCGGCTCCCGACATCGCGGGCCAGCAGAAGGCCGATCCCACTGCGGCGATCCTCTCTGTCGCACTGCTGCTCCGGCACCTCGGAGCAGCAGACGATGCAGACCGGGTGGATCGCGCTGTGACGGCCGATCTGGCAGCCAGAGGTTCGTCGCCACGGTCGACCGCCGAAATCGGCGACGCAATCGTGGCACTGCTGACGCAGAATTAG
- a CDS encoding branched-chain amino acid aminotransferase: protein MTAPTATETAPAALDFAVTRNLAARGRPERDEILANPGFGNYFTDHMVDICWSAKGGWHRPRVSPYGPIQLEPSAAVLHYAQEVFEGLKAYRHEDGSIWTFRPEANAARMQRSAHRLALPELPVEYFLQSLKQLVAVDGDWVPNGGETSLYLRPFMFAKEAFLGVRPANKVAYYVIASPAGAYFPGGVSPVSIWLSDHYSRAGKGGTGAAKTGGNYASSLLPQSEAYEHGCAQVLFLDSTEGKYLEELGGMNVVLVYKDGTLVTPQSESILEGITLNSVLQLARDRGHKVEERRVTIDEWRVGYESGDIVEVFACGTAAVITPIGELKAEGFTLGDITAPAGELTMSLRQELTDIQYGRRPDRHGWMMRLDA, encoded by the coding sequence ATGACCGCTCCTACCGCAACAGAAACCGCACCGGCCGCACTCGACTTCGCCGTGACCCGCAACCTCGCCGCACGCGGGCGACCGGAGCGCGACGAGATCCTGGCCAACCCGGGCTTCGGAAACTACTTCACCGACCACATGGTCGACATCTGCTGGTCTGCCAAGGGCGGGTGGCACCGTCCGCGCGTGTCGCCCTACGGCCCCATCCAGCTGGAGCCGTCGGCGGCGGTCCTGCATTATGCGCAGGAGGTCTTCGAAGGGCTCAAGGCGTACCGCCACGAAGACGGCTCGATCTGGACCTTCCGGCCTGAAGCGAACGCGGCGCGCATGCAGCGGTCGGCGCACCGGCTCGCACTTCCGGAACTGCCTGTCGAGTACTTCCTCCAGTCGCTGAAGCAGCTCGTCGCCGTCGACGGCGACTGGGTGCCGAACGGCGGGGAGACCAGTCTCTACCTGCGGCCCTTCATGTTCGCCAAGGAGGCGTTCCTCGGCGTGCGTCCGGCGAACAAGGTGGCGTACTACGTCATCGCCAGCCCGGCCGGCGCCTACTTCCCGGGAGGTGTCAGCCCGGTCTCCATCTGGCTGTCCGACCACTATTCGCGTGCAGGCAAGGGCGGCACGGGAGCGGCGAAGACGGGCGGCAACTACGCATCGAGCCTGCTTCCGCAGTCCGAGGCGTACGAGCACGGGTGCGCACAGGTGCTCTTCCTCGACTCGACCGAGGGCAAGTACCTCGAGGAGCTCGGCGGGATGAACGTGGTGCTGGTCTACAAGGACGGCACGCTCGTGACCCCGCAGTCGGAGAGCATCCTCGAAGGGATCACGCTGAACTCGGTGCTCCAGCTCGCGCGTGATCGAGGCCACAAGGTCGAGGAGCGGCGCGTGACGATCGACGAGTGGCGCGTGGGCTACGAGTCGGGCGATATCGTCGAGGTCTTCGCCTGCGGGACCGCGGCCGTCATCACGCCGATCGGTGAACTCAAGGCCGAGGGCTTCACGCTCGGCGACATCACCGCCCCCGCGGGTGAGCTCACGATGTCCCTTCGGCAGGAGCTGACCGACATCCAGTACGGCCGTCGTCCCGACCGCCACGGCTGGATGATGCGCCTCGACGCCTGA
- a CDS encoding fumarylacetoacetate hydrolase family protein produces the protein MKIARFSHEGALSYGIVDENELVVLAADPMFAGFDTTGERVPLSKVSSLLAPVIPRSKVVAVGKNYREHAAEMGGEAPEAPLLFLKPNTAVIGPGDTIVLPPQSQQVDFEGELAIVIGRIAKNVPAANFADYVFGYTVANDVTARDLQKTDGQWARAKGFDTFCPLGPVIETEFDPSVATLRTRVNGELKQDGVLSDMVHGIAEIVEYASSVWTLLPADVILTGTPAGVGPIVDGDIVEIEISGIGSLSNPVRARAR, from the coding sequence GTGAAGATCGCACGTTTCAGCCATGAAGGCGCACTGTCCTACGGAATCGTCGACGAGAACGAGCTGGTGGTGCTCGCGGCCGACCCGATGTTCGCCGGATTCGACACCACCGGCGAGCGCGTTCCGCTCAGCAAGGTGAGTTCCCTGCTCGCACCGGTGATCCCGCGCTCGAAGGTGGTCGCGGTTGGCAAGAACTACCGAGAGCACGCCGCAGAGATGGGCGGAGAAGCTCCGGAGGCGCCGTTGCTCTTCCTCAAGCCGAACACCGCCGTGATCGGTCCGGGGGACACGATCGTGCTTCCGCCTCAGTCGCAGCAGGTCGACTTCGAGGGCGAGCTGGCGATCGTGATCGGACGCATTGCGAAGAACGTGCCGGCGGCGAATTTCGCGGACTACGTCTTCGGGTACACCGTCGCGAACGATGTCACCGCTCGCGACCTGCAGAAGACCGACGGGCAGTGGGCGCGGGCCAAAGGATTCGACACGTTCTGCCCGCTCGGCCCCGTGATCGAGACGGAATTCGACCCGTCGGTCGCGACGCTGCGCACCCGGGTCAACGGCGAACTGAAGCAGGACGGCGTTCTCAGCGACATGGTGCACGGCATCGCGGAGATCGTCGAATACGCCTCCAGCGTGTGGACTCTGCTGCCCGCCGACGTGATCCTGACCGGTACGCCGGCCGGCGTCGGACCCATCGTCGACGGCGACATCGTCGAGATCGAGATCTCGGGGATCGGCTCGCTCAGCAACCCGGTGCGGGCTCGCGCCCGATAG
- a CDS encoding NAD(P)/FAD-dependent oxidoreductase, with protein MSTPDERLDVIVIGGGPGGLSAALNLVRARRRTLVVDSNRPRNAATLLARGFLSRDGISPLELRKLGRDEIERYDEGEVVFAVVDEVRALEGGGFGVHARGVRGSADIDATASVILIASGLSETLPDIPSIRAYYGTQLHSCVECDGYEKSDAALALIGETDDLAERALLLSQWSSDLIVFTNGVGTVTDDEERLLAARGVSVNRRPIDDIEGERGVMTGIRLKDGSVVERIGGFVRPLWSPTLDYVDGLGLERDESGLIVVDARGRTSVPGVYAAGDSTPPGPQQLIVAAGAGAVVAAAVNRDLIGQSVAEATSVLAGPSQ; from the coding sequence ATGTCGACGCCGGATGAGCGACTGGACGTCATCGTCATCGGCGGCGGCCCGGGTGGGCTGTCCGCAGCCTTGAACCTGGTGCGCGCCCGCCGGCGCACCCTGGTGGTCGACAGCAACCGCCCGCGCAACGCGGCGACTCTGCTGGCCCGCGGTTTCCTCTCGCGCGACGGCATCTCGCCGCTCGAGCTCCGCAAGCTCGGCCGTGACGAGATCGAACGCTACGACGAAGGCGAAGTCGTCTTCGCCGTCGTCGACGAGGTTCGTGCCCTCGAGGGCGGTGGCTTCGGAGTTCACGCGCGAGGCGTGCGCGGTTCTGCGGACATCGATGCGACGGCGTCAGTCATCCTGATCGCCAGCGGACTCTCCGAGACGCTGCCGGACATCCCGAGCATCCGCGCCTACTACGGCACCCAGCTGCACAGCTGCGTGGAATGCGACGGTTACGAGAAATCGGATGCGGCACTGGCGCTCATCGGCGAGACCGACGACCTCGCCGAGCGGGCGTTGTTGCTCAGCCAGTGGTCGAGCGACCTCATCGTCTTCACCAATGGCGTCGGAACGGTCACCGATGACGAGGAGCGGCTTCTGGCTGCTCGCGGTGTATCCGTGAATCGCCGTCCGATCGACGACATCGAGGGGGAGCGCGGAGTGATGACGGGCATCCGCCTCAAAGACGGAAGTGTCGTCGAACGTATCGGTGGATTCGTCCGTCCCCTCTGGTCGCCCACACTCGACTACGTGGACGGCCTGGGGCTGGAACGCGATGAATCGGGGCTCATCGTTGTCGACGCGAGAGGGCGCACATCCGTGCCCGGTGTGTACGCGGCGGGGGACTCGACACCGCCCGGCCCGCAGCAACTGATCGTCGCCGCCGGGGCCGGAGCAGTCGTCGCCGCGGCCGTGAATCGTGACCTGATCGGGCAGTCCGTTGCTGAGGCTACGTCGGTTTTGGCTGGGCCCTCTCAGTAG
- the gltX gene encoding glutamate--tRNA ligase, with the protein MSDSTAHPFSTATGADVRVRFCPSPTGTPHVGLIRTALFNWAYARHTGGKLIFRIEDTDAARDSEESYAMIIDALTWLNLNWDEGVDVGGPNEPYRQSQRYDIYRGVIEQLKASGHIYESFATGEEIEARNVSLGRDPKLGYDNFERDLTEDQRAAFRAEGREPALRLRVPDTDLSFHDLVRGEITFPAGSFSDFVVVRPNGHPLYTFVNPVDDALMGVTDVLRGEDLLSSTPRQIALYHALIDIGITTFIPRFGHLPYVMGEGNKKLSKRDPESNLFHHRDRGFIPEGLVNYLALLGWSLTHDRDVFSTDEMVAAFDVVNVNPNPARFDVKKAESINGDHIRLLDVDDFAARTVPYLVAAGVLSEPISDDDAAILSAAAPLVQERVQLLGETPGMLGFLFTEASALIVEDDARASLPANAGEILAASLGALELVREAEWTHDVIESALRDALIDGLALKPRVAFGPLRVAVSGRRISPPLFESMQILGKPETLARLDRLSASLLG; encoded by the coding sequence ATGTCTGACTCCACTGCGCACCCTTTCTCAACGGCGACCGGCGCTGACGTTCGCGTCCGCTTCTGCCCGTCGCCGACCGGCACCCCGCACGTCGGCCTGATCCGCACCGCCCTGTTCAACTGGGCGTATGCGCGGCACACCGGCGGCAAGCTGATCTTCCGCATCGAAGACACTGATGCTGCCAGGGACAGCGAAGAGAGCTACGCGATGATCATCGACGCGCTCACCTGGCTCAACCTGAACTGGGATGAGGGTGTCGACGTCGGCGGGCCCAACGAGCCATACCGCCAGTCGCAGCGCTACGACATCTACCGTGGCGTGATCGAGCAGCTCAAGGCATCCGGGCACATCTATGAGAGCTTCGCCACCGGCGAGGAGATCGAGGCCCGCAACGTCTCGCTCGGGCGCGACCCGAAGCTCGGGTACGACAACTTCGAGCGCGACCTGACCGAGGACCAGCGCGCGGCGTTCCGCGCCGAGGGTCGCGAGCCTGCGCTGCGGCTGCGGGTCCCCGACACCGACCTCAGCTTCCACGACCTCGTGCGCGGCGAGATCACCTTCCCGGCCGGCTCGTTCAGCGACTTCGTCGTGGTGCGCCCGAACGGGCATCCGCTCTACACGTTCGTCAACCCCGTGGACGACGCGCTGATGGGCGTCACCGACGTGCTCCGCGGCGAAGACCTGCTGTCGTCGACTCCTCGTCAGATCGCGCTATATCACGCGCTCATCGACATCGGCATCACCACGTTCATCCCGCGTTTCGGCCACCTCCCGTACGTGATGGGCGAGGGCAACAAGAAGCTCTCGAAGCGCGACCCCGAATCGAACCTCTTCCACCACCGCGACCGCGGATTCATCCCCGAGGGGCTGGTCAACTACCTCGCCCTGCTCGGCTGGTCGCTGACCCACGACCGCGACGTCTTCTCCACCGACGAGATGGTCGCTGCGTTCGATGTGGTGAACGTGAATCCCAACCCGGCCCGCTTCGACGTGAAGAAGGCCGAGTCGATCAACGGAGACCACATCCGCCTGCTCGACGTCGACGACTTCGCTGCGCGCACCGTGCCCTACCTCGTCGCCGCCGGCGTGCTCTCCGAGCCGATCAGCGACGACGATGCGGCGATCCTCTCCGCGGCCGCTCCGCTCGTCCAGGAGCGTGTGCAGCTGCTCGGGGAGACTCCGGGGATGCTCGGTTTCCTGTTCACGGAGGCTTCCGCGCTCATCGTGGAGGATGACGCGCGCGCATCCCTCCCCGCCAACGCCGGTGAGATCCTCGCCGCGTCGCTCGGCGCACTGGAGTTGGTGCGCGAGGCGGAGTGGACTCACGACGTGATCGAGTCCGCCCTGCGCGACGCACTCATCGACGGTCTCGCGCTCAAGCCGCGCGTCGCGTTCGGGCCGCTGCGTGTCGCCGTCTCCGGCCGCCGGATCTCGCCACCACTCTTCGAGTCCATGCAGATCCTGGGCAAACCCGAGACCCTTGCGCGACTCGACCGGCTCTCCGCCTCGCTGCTCGGCTGA